The nucleotide sequence AGGTTCAATCCTGGTCTTCTCATCCTGTTTAGGCCTTTTAGACCAGGGATAGGGCACCACAAACGAGAAAGTGCCTACCCCTTGTGCTGTGCCTGATGTAGCACTTGACACCCTCAGAGGTGCTCTCATAGACGTATCTCACTAGACGTTTACAGGTCTGTGGTTTAAAGGGAAGCTTTTTTCAAACAACTCTACGCCCTAACTTTTGACCAGAGTAGCTCCTGTGAGGGCAGTTTCAATCTTGGTACTTGAGCAATATTTCAAAACTGGAGTTCCTTTATGACAGCGTTCTTAATGACAAATCAAGATCATTTATAATGATGGTAGTTAGGGAAATGGCCTGTGAGAAGAGATGTGGTTAGAGAAGTGAGAAGTGTTTCACACAGGCTTTGGGGAAGTGTTAGAAGGAAGTCAAGATCAGAGAAGCACCATCTTGCAGAGTCAGCGTAATTGCAGCCTGAGATTTTAGGGAACCAAAGACTTCTTGTTTGGAAAAAACCTCCCAAGTCCTTATTCATCTTCTACATTCCCTTGAAAGGTGACAACCCTTTCCATTCATAGACGTGAAGCTTAAAAtatcattctcttttatttttttaattttttgtgaggaagatcagctctgagctaacatccatgctaatcctcctcttttttgctgaggaagaccggcactgagctaacatctattgccaatcctcctccttttttttccccaaagccccagtagatagttgtatgtcatagttgcacacccttctagttgttgtatgtgggacgcgggctcagcatggccggagaagcggtgcatcggtgtgcgcctgggatccgaacccgggctgccagtagtggagcgtgtgcacttaaccgctaagccacggggctggccccccattctCTTTTGAATACATGCTCTTCTGAGAAGTGACCTGGCCTATAAAACAGAGCTAGCTATAGGGCGACTGGTCCCTCAGTTTCAGTGGAAGAGAGGGCAAACAGGAGGTGTTTGGAATTCTCAAAATAAACTTCATCCATTTCTTACAATTTGGTGCTTGTATCACTCAGGCTTTAGTATATTTTCAGTTCTTATAAACTTTATTATCTAATGAGACTTATCTTCTATTTTGGGAACCAAATGGTAAAATTGGGCCCAAGTGCCTACATTGGCAGGGAAAGGAATTTGAAGGTGGAGCTCAGCTCTTAGGGCAATGTCGAGATAGATAAtgctttcctctctcttccctgtgGACTCATAGGTGGCTCTCATAGGTGACTGAGATGGCATCTTCTCTAACGGTCCTAGGCCCTCTCCTGGCCCTGCTGTTCCCCCTATGTGGGCTCCTTGTACACAGCCAGAGCCTTTCCTGGAAGGAATTCATGAAACAGCATCACCTGAGCACGAGCTTGGAATTCAGTGAGTACAGATGCAATGATCTCATGAGGGAAAGAGAAGCTCTCAGAGGCAAGAACTATCACATCTTCATCTATACCTTTTGGCACAAAATAGAGCATGTATGCATCAGGAACTGGAGAGATCGCTACAGAAATGTATACGTATGGGCCCAGTATCCCTTCAAAATACTCAAGTGCTACCAGAGGAATAACAAAAACAGCTACAAAGAGCACAGGAGCTACAACTACATTGAATTCCATTGTGGCATGAATGGGTTTGTTGATAGCATAGAGGACATCCGGTTGTTAGAGATTATCAGCAACTAGAATGTCTACCCTCACCCCCAGGTTTCTAGTAGAGTGTTCAATGCTTCCCTAGTGGTGGCCCCTGCCTGTATCAATAGCCCTTGCTACTCCTCACTTTGCATTTATGGCCATTGTTTTCCAACTACTTAGAGTTATGTACCACATGGTTTCTTGATATCATAACTTTGCCTATGTtgtttctctgcctggaatatccTTCTGTCCTCATTCACCTcatttacttttacatttttttttaagattcaccTCATCCGGTATCTCTTTTTGACTAACCGAGGAATTTTCCTGCTATTGACTCTCCTTGTACCCACCCAAGCTGAATGATCATCCTTTCCCTAAATAAACTAAATCGTCCCAATGTATGTGACATTTATATTTGTTATGTGTGCAGAGTATGTGTTGTGTGATTAGTAGAAATGTTATAGGTGTGTGTGACACAGATTATGCTTGGATGTGATTTGTGCTGTGTGTAGGTTTAAGCTGTgcactgtatgtgtgtgtctaaTGTGTATAATATGCTTACCTGTATGATGACAGTGTAAATGTTTATGTGGAAGATATGTATATGGGGAAGAGTTGTGACCTAGGCTTGATTGTGGTGAAATGCTGATGTCCAGCCAGGTTGAGGGGCGTGGGCAGAGCTGACTGGGTATAAAACATGTAGCATTTTCCTGgctcatagtagatgctcagtcaGTTTcggttttcttcctttcccatccttTGGCTGGTACATTAATTTTAACTTTGATAAAACAAACATGACCAGTGCCCATCAATCATCTCTTCTCTCTAGCTCTAGAAGATGGggctttttaatataaatatactgGGCCAGTCCcctggtatagtggttaagttcagtgcactccacttcagtgaccAGGGTTTgcggtttcggatcctgggcgtggacctacatgaCTAGTCAGCCATGCTATtgtggtgacccacgtacaaaatagagaaagactggcacagatgttaggtcaaggctaatcttcctcaaccaaaaaaaaaaaaaataatgcagtaGCTTTCATCTCTATGGAAGCTATAAATTCCCAGGATTAAAAAGGACCTTCTCCACCAGCCGCAGACTGACAGAGGTCCCTACTGGACTCATTCCTTAAGAATGTCTCAAAGGAGGCTAATGCATTTTAGATAGCTTAAGGCATTATGTTTCCTGCGGAATAACACATTAATAGAAGATATTAGCACAAATGGTTTATCTGATAGTAACCATTTTCACTTGGCAGAGAAATAGGGTGGGGTTAGAGAACTTTAAAATGCAACTCTTCTCAAGAATAGGGCTTAAGATAAATTTTGTAGGAGGGAAGAGGAAGTGAATTGGAGAAGGAAATGTTGAAGACACAAGTAAGTAGAGTCCATGAGAATTCTGTTTGCTAAGTGGGGGAGAGAGATACAGAGTAAGAGAAATGTTCACTTCACGTAATTTACCTAGGGCAGGTATGAGGAGGAAGAAATACTAAACATTAAAATACGTTGTGTTCTTCAGCCTCCTGCATTGTTAAATGACTCCAGCCTTGAAACAATTGGAGAAAAGACCAAGGTTTCATCATTTTCAATTAGGTGACTGCACACCTTCCTAGAACTCTGGCCTCAATGAGAAGCCAATGAATCTAGGTTGCACATTATGTTCCAAGGACAGCTCCTTAGCTTTGCAATTTTTCAGTGCACCTAGGAACAAGCAGACACCTGGGAGACGATGACCTATACCAACCAAACTCACAAGAGATTAGTGTTAAACCACTAGTTCTTCATCAATGATCAATTTACATATACGGAATACcgatttttttcctcatctgataAATGCTGCTTCAAAACATAGTGTAggacaggaaaaaaatctttttcttctacCCTTCCAAGTTCTACAGCACGAGTGGGAAAAGACAGCAGATTTGAAGTTTTCTAACTGAATTTACTCTTCAATTATATCAATTTTGGTACGATTATAATATAATTTAACAATTATAATAGAATGCAATGAGTGCTGTAGAGTCTGAACAAATGAATGCTGGAACAGGGGAAGAAGGACGAGGGAAAGCTCAGAGGAGAGGACAGTTGAGCACAGCCTTGCAAGATGGGTAAGAAACCAAGCTGACTAGGTTAGAAGGTtattccaggcaaaggaaatAACACATGTAAAAGTACGAAGTGTCAAAGTATAAttttttctaaaggttaaaaacaTGGCTatcatgaaatttttaaaaaataaacccatCACATTGATTAAACTCATAAATAAACCcattttattcactcattcattaatgAGGAAATCAGTAACTTGTTAAAATTTTGGTTTATAGAAATTTATATCCTCTGCCAGACAAAATTCATTTCATTGCTATGAACGGGAAACATCTGGGTTGTTATCAGTTTTGTACAATTTCATTTCTACCCTGCAAGTCAATCAAAGATATACTCCCCAATAGTGTCTGCTCATCCCCAGTGGGTCTGCTAGACAACTCCAGTACTCCAATGAAAGGATATCTTGTAATCTCTTTTGTCTATTTCCAAGTCTTGGACAATTTTCCCCTTCAGATGATATGGAAAACTTATGACTTGTGCAGGAAAATATATAGAGCTCCTATGACTCatgtggaaaggaagaaaggcatTGTAAGAAATAGTATGACCTAGCAATTGGACAAAAAAATCGTATCATGTGCCCAAATTGGCCAATAGGCTAAGAGTTGGGGGCCATTTTGAGCATCAGGCCTTCAGCTCTGCAGAAACAATAGAACTAAACCTCACAAAGGAACTTAGAACCCTTCACTTAGCATCAGCCTCTGACTCACTGTTCTGGCCACTCACTGGTCAGATGCCTGACACAGAAATACCTCAGCAACCATGGAAGAGGGAGTGTTTTAAGAGGTCTGAATATGGCTGATGATTGTTATAATAAGTAACTGTTTGGTTAAAGATACTAATCTTCTGTTACTCCAGTGACAAGGGTTTGGGGCCATTACTTTTGCAGTCAGCAAGCATATAAAGGTCTAGGGAAATGAACAGACCAAATAACGGGTGGGAGTGTGAAGACTCAGGTGTGTTTAAATAGAGACCTCATAAGTGGCACACCTCATATGCCTTGAACCTGCTTTAGAAGTGTAGGGCTGGCACAGGGCCAAACCAACCACCAGGGTCCATTTTCTATGCAGGGAGCTTCTGACTGGGCTCAGGACAAGCTACTCCAGAGTATGACACTTTGGCATATTGACTATTTCAAGCTGAAGGAATCTGAGAAATGGCAGGTGCAGGAAGAACTTTCTCACCTTCCCCTGAAGCAGGTCATAAGATCTTCAcgtgagaggtgccctccctataCCCAGAGGAAAGGTGCATCCTTATCTCTGAAGATGGAGAGATGCTGAGAGGAATCTGAACAAACAGGTCTTGCTGAGTTTCCCCCAGTTTATTACACTTAGCTCATACCCTTTGTTCTACCACATCTTTCCATGACTTCCCACTCTGcatcaaacctagcataaaaGTGCTCAGATCTAAGTGcttcttcaggtcttcatttccttaggaAGGCTCCTGTGTCATGTAAAActcatattaaataaatttgtatgcttttctctgtcttttgttacagggGGCCCCTGCCGAGAACTTAGAACTTATTCGTCTTCCCCTTCTGTTCCAAGATTTGGGATAATTTGAAAGAGATAggtggctggccccatggctcagtggttaagtgcgggcgctccactactggtggcccagggtttggatcccgggagcgcactgatgcactgcttgtctggccatgctgaggcggcgtcgcacatatagcaactagaatgatgtgcaactatgaaatacaactatcttctggggctttggggagaaaaaggaggaggattggcaatagatgttagctcagggctggtcttcctcagcaaaaacaggaggactggcatggatgttagctcagggttgatcttcctcacacacacacacacacacacacacacacacacacacacacagacaaaacaaaagagataaataaGAGAAGCAGACTCTCCCATTCATGCCCTCCCCCATCTGTCTTACACGGTACTCATGGTAGCAAGACAGGAATTCACCCACCTGAATTAAGACAAAGTGGAAATTTCATCTTAGAAATCAGGGAGAAGTGCAGTTCTGAGATCTTGGGCATTGGGTGAAAATAAGTGTCAGCCAAGAAAAATGATTCTTAAGTGGGAATCGGTATCAGAATCACTGTGGAGCTTATTAAACACGGACATGCAATGGCCCTACCCcccaagattctgattcagttggccTGGGATCTTGgcatttttaaaagttccatAGGCAATTCTGATGTGAGGCCAGGGTTGGGGACCCCTGCCTAAAGACGTGGGTAACTTGATTTTGTTTTCCTCTGCTCATGGGATTAGGGTACTATCAAGTTGTGGAACTGCAGAGAGAAAGGGGACTATCCTAATACACCTGGCTGTAGAATAGGATATACGAGTGCTAGGTGAACagacagcctttttttttttttgaattaatagACTTATTTgctcagagcagttttaggtttacaggaaaattgagcagaaagtacagagagtcccCATGTGCCTCTTCTCCCTTCCCCCCTCTTAACCACATGGCACACAgttttcctattattaacatcttgtgtTACTGTGGTACTtttgttataactgatgaaccAATACATCaatacattattaactaaagcccacaatttacattagggttcattatTTGTGtggtacagttctatgggtcttgacaaatgcataatgtcattgtaggggaggaaaaagttttccttgaccCTCCTAGGGttcctggctgggtctgaaaattataCTGACAAAGACAGTTTAACAGCGGAAagcatataaattttattaaatttttacaagTGCATGGGACCcttcacaagagaatgaagaACCAAATAAGTGACCAGAGATGGAAGCTTTTAtatcttttagacaaagaaacaataaatttgtgaagaattgataaGATAAAGGGTTTTGGTCTGTGGGTAGTAGATGGTGAAtaagtaacaaggtttgtttatataGCTTTCATGGCCCTAAATTCCctatctctggtgataaggatgtctcctctcctcctcgtatagggagggtacctttcacatgggagatttatctcCTGCTTTAAGGGAAGAACGGGGAGGGGAGATGTGAGAGTGACCTCcctgcttctgctgttttcttAACCTCCTTCAGCATAAGAGAGtcaatatgccaaggtgccatgTTTTGGGGTGGCACGTCATAAACCCCATGATCATGTTTCCacaattacagtatcatacaggaCAGTTTCAGCACCCTAAGAATCCCCCATGCTCTGCCTATTCACTCATTCCTCCCACCACCTCCCAACCCCTGGAAATCACTTATCTTTTTACTTtccccatagttttgcctttcctagAAAGTCAAATAGTTGGTatgggggaggaagacaattcctctaccctctaggtccttctggctgacctaagaattaaattgacatgagacagaataacaggaaaaaatcaaacatgtatacatgggagaaacccaggaaaactgggtaactggtcagaatggccaaagctgtcaccttaaatatcatcttcagctaaagacaaaggaagctgttgggggtagtggtttgtggcttcaaaggggaggaaggcaattcacatggaaatggaaaagcaaatgtttggtagctAGAACTTTGGttagaatgggcttagcaaggaccctagCAGTCTACCAATACCCACGGTCATCTACAGTGATGGCCTGTCCTTGGGGCAGGTCTTTtaccttaaatttcttttaggcagttggggggaaGTCAAAggttctttcagtcttttgttcttaaaaataatcaagccagggtCTGGCCCGGTTACGTGCACATGTTCCGCATCAGAGGCCCGAGGTTTTGAactcccatataaaatagaggaagataggcgtggatgttagcccagggccggtcttcctctggaaaaagaggaggattggcatggatattagcccagggctgatcttcctcacacacacacacacaaaattcaagCTATAGAGATACATTTTGGAGTGACCAATTCTGATCCCTCACACCAGGAAATGTGAGAAATGTGTTAGGCACTGTAACTTGATCTTGGAAAAGACAGACAAGGACCCTACTCTTTTGAAACACGTATTCAAGTGGAGACAGAGAAATTTAagtaacaaataaataattacagattATAATAAGAgctatgaaggaaaaaataagatgTTATGATAGAGGCACTGGTGGGTAGAAGAGAACTGCTATAGAGTGAATGTTTTTGTCCTCTCAAAAATTCCaaagttgaaatcctaaccccaaatGTGATGGTATGAAGAGGttaggcctttgggaggtaattaggtcatgaggttggagcccttgtgaatgggattagtgcccttataaaagagatcctgGAGAGCTCCCTGGTTCCttccactatgtgaggacacagtgaaaagacagccGTTTATGAACCAGgtagcaggctctcaccagacatcaaAGCTGCTAatgtcttgatcttggacttcccagcctccggaacagtgagaaataaatttccagtgtttataagccacccagtgtatGGAAGCTTGttgtagcagcctgaatggactaagacaagagTATAGACAGCGTGGTCAGGGATGAATCTCTGATGAGGGGAAATTTAAACTGAAACCTGATGGATGAGGAGTCAGTCATATTAAAGAACtttcaggcagaaagaacagaAAGTGTGAAAGTCCTGAGGCAGGCAAAACTTGGCATCTTCTAGGTACCTAAAGAGGCCAATGTGACTGGGGTGAAGTGAGTGAGtatgagatgatgatgatgaagagatggaaagagaagagATACCTAGTAAAAAGAATCCAGCTGAAGAGTCAGGAGATGATTCTCCAAGGAATGGATTTCCTGTCATAGAGTTGGCACGGCTTCAGGTAAAGGGAAACTCCCAATTTCTTAAAGAAAGAGACAACACTGCAGACTGTCATTTGACTGAAATTTGGATGAGCTCACAGCAAAGAGTTATGCAAGATCCAACCTGAACAGCAGTAACAGCAAAAGCTCAGGTGAAACTCTTTCTCCACAGAGCCCCTTAAAGTGAGGAAGGGTGTCTCTGAGGTTCTGAGGTCTTCTGCAGGAGGATTAATAAATTTCATGATTCTTCAGGGAAAAATCATGTAATGAGCCTTATTACTAGACAAAGAGGAGTTGAGCAATGCTTGCTTTGGAGGAGCCATACTAAGCATTCTGACATTAGCAGCAGTCATTAGGAGGAATGTTCATTGAAatgacagcagcagcaacaacaaattaTGTTAAATATTGGCAAATTCTGTACAGATGTTAATTTATCATAAGTGCtgagaatagagaaaaattagTTGCATCCAAAAGGCAAGCACATTTTCCAGCAATTATTATAGAGCAGCAGAGAAGGGCTGTGAGATGCTCTACTGGATTACTAAGGTTGAATCTCCCCATATTGTTTCTCTCTatatggttttctttttgccaaaaaagaggaagagaaggactgATCTCTAAAAGAATCAATTATCTCATACATTAGTGATAATGAAATATCACTGATAGAACAAAGAGCTTCTGTTtgattttccccttctttctcagTGGCCTAATTTCCTCCTTCATCAGCATCATGTATCGTGGTCTGATCAGTCTGTCCATGCAGAGAGCACACAGTCCATTTTCTCTGGGTGCATGGCCACTGTGTGCAGCCTGCCCAAGTGGCTGACAACTTGTTCTCAGGAAGGGTTCATTGAACTCTAGCAACCTTACAGACTGTCTACATGTTCCTGATTAATATCAAGGCATCCTTCTTATTTCTCTGTCTGTGGAAAACCCTGAAACTACCCCTGCCCCGCTCTGGCTCCTCCTGTCTACAGCAACGGCTTTAATCTCCTGAGgtcacccacctccatctccctTTCCTGTGCATTCCATCCATAGGGATGGGTAGGGTGAGGCTTGTGGCTCTCATGCAGAAGGCCTGGAGGCATAGACTTGGAGGTTATGCAGAAGCCTTTGCTGTGTCACCTATGCTTTCTCAGATGTGTACCATATTAAGACCTTGCCAACAGTTCCCTGGCCCCCGGTGAACACTTAGACGTGCTTTTCAGGTCTCAATTTAAGTGTCAACTACTCTGTGGAGCCTTCCTTGAAACAATCCTTATTTCTTCCCTTATGTTCCTTGCacgtttaaaatttatttatagttCGGCTCCCCATATAGAACTATAAGTcgcttgagggcagagaccatgtcttatttatctttgtattaaTAATAACTAGTGCATAGTAGATGCTTGATAAAGAACTgtcaaataaattaattatagTGAACATCTATCATAAGAAAGGTCTATAAGCTAGAAGGAAGCATAACGCAACATTCTCggttttagtttgttttcagTTTAGTTGGAAAGAAAGATCTCATACATTTATATTGGGAGACAACTGAAAATGCCAGGCTATAAAAGCATGACGTAAGCAGTGCAGAAACAGGATCTCCAGGTTCAGAGGAAGATTTGATCACCCAGGGCTGAAATGGTTGGCAGGTCTTCCAGGTGGTCATGGGGTAGGTAGTTGAAGTTTGAAGGTGGATAGGACGTGAATAGATGGGCAAAAGCTCTCCAGGCAGCAAGAGTGGCAAGTGATTCAAAAGGAAAATTCAGACAATGGTAAATAGATAAATTCGGCCAGAGTGGTAAATTTAACCCTGATGCAACGCTTTTATCAAATCTTTTATCTGTTTGTATATAAATTTGTCACTTGGCCCAATAATATCCTTGATAACATATTTTTCCCCTCTAGTGCAGGTTCTAGCCTAGTGTCGAGTGTCAAATTTAGTTGTCTGTCTCTTTAGCCACCTTTAATCTGCTACATCTCCACAGTCTTTCCTGGTCTTTGAAATTTATGAAGAAATCGGCATCTgcctttttaacttttctttttaaatagacttCACTTTTTAGAGCAGATTTAGATTCACGGccaaattgagcagaaagtacagagagttctcatatatcCCCAGCCACCCtcccacatgcacagcctcccccactataaACATCCCCTACCAGaggggtacatttgttacaactggtgAACCTCCATTGACACGTCCATAGCCTTacactagggttcactctttgtgttgtacatatGTACATAACTAAATCTGCTTTCTTCCCTTGTTAACCAGTCTTTCGTCAGTTTAATTTGTAGGTCCACTGAACCTAAGCGGGTAGaggaaaaaatttcttcctctcctgcaTTGCTTTCCCCCATTCCGTAATCACATGCCCCTTCTTCCACAGGGTGAACCCTGGCTCTTCACAGCATTAACCCTTGTATTCATTTGCTCGCTCTTATAATACAtatgaaagagtttgagaattgCTTTGCCCACACTGCTATAATAAGCAAGACTACTAAAAATGTTTAGGATATGTTTGCAATTTTTCCCTTACTCCTACCCTGCTTAAGAGTGAAGGTTTACACTTAAACCATAAAATCAGGAGATACAATAAAAGTACTGTTGTTTAGTAAGTgggttatgcagcaatagataaccaatacGAAGTTATTAGCCTCAGGTTATACTGTGGCATTGGGGCTCAAATTCATGCCCATGCTTTTTTTCACTACATTGTATTACACAAAGTCGCAAATGAAGAGTTAAGTGGGCATAGAATCAGGAGTAGGAAGTGGTTTAGAGACTGAGATGATAACATAGATAAGCAGGCACAAACTTTTGGCCATCATAgatgtctctcttctctttccttcggCTAGCCATTGGACAGGATGGACCGATTACAAGGAGCATGCCCTAAGGAGCTGGAAGGTCA is from Diceros bicornis minor isolate mBicDic1 chromosome 5, mDicBic1.mat.cur, whole genome shotgun sequence and encodes:
- the EDDM3B gene encoding epididymal secretory protein E3-beta; translation: MASSLTVLGPLLALLFPLCGLLVHSQSLSWKEFMKQHHLSTSLEFSEYRCNDLMREREALRGKNYHIFIYTFWHKIEHVCIRNWRDRYRNVYVWAQYPFKILKCYQRNNKNSYKEHRSYNYIEFHCGMNGFVDSIEDIRLLEIISN